A single genomic interval of Anser cygnoides isolate HZ-2024a breed goose chromosome 7, Taihu_goose_T2T_genome, whole genome shotgun sequence harbors:
- the C7H10orf88 gene encoding ATPase PAAT isoform X1, translated as MRVALTAAALTAAALTAAASHDAHPPAHARGRRHLRAPSSLRPRPSGLRGGGAMASGSGAAAPHPGGPGEPPGVAAGCSWPCSPPGGLARVLCVRRGGAAEPCGASPGGSEAVVAERRAGGGGEAGCVLQLECRPPGAEEVAAVGVVSEARNMEVYAGEEYCGTGRGESLGAAVPRGETEKVTLYKKYLKLECPAASCRIKLLSIGEKQRVLISKIIVEVKTVSAKLATDFPSLGSSIDLDRVQTIMESMGSKLSPGAQQLMDMVRYQQKNSGDKLSWIFGKNSDFGDETPVDGLHSATIQMSQDQSASAPLSVKNPLTSETVCEDSKINLDQNTQVPERENTSDSGGLTTQQNTADFRNDLKVMGSLLMQEQTNQNVASPQVLLPFLQNICSQVNHLRLKDGDRHLSKNTVTKEEGIQAVGLEQQPICSYLEKIISKNMDLMEKKLMDYIDRQIQALQTHIDNKMVLLMDLVQNSKQNKISQAHYDSSEGFSNGER; from the exons ATGAGGGTCGCCCTGACAGCAGCCGCCCTGACAGCAGCCGCCCTCACGGCCGCCGCCTCACACGACGCCCACCCACCCGCGCATGCGcgcggccgccgccatcttAGGGCGCCCTCCTCCCTCCGCCCCCGTCCCAGCGGGCTCCGTGGCGGCGGGGCGATGGCGAGCGGCAGCGGGGCGGCCGCTCCGCaccccggcggccccggggagccTCCCGGCGTGGCGGCGGGGTGCTCGTGGCCCTGCTCGCCGCCGGGCGGGCTGGCCCGGGTGCTGTGCGTGCGGCGAGGCGGGGCGGCGGAGCCGTGCGGCGCTTCCCCCGGCGGCAGCGAGGCTGTGGTGGCggagcggcgggcgggcggcgggggcgagGCGGGCTgcgtgctgcagctggagtgccGGCCGCCCGGCGCCGAGGAGGTGGCCGCCGTCGGCGTGGTGAGCGAGGCCCGCAACATGGAGGTGTACGCGGGCGAGGAGTACTGCGGCACCGGCCGCGGCGAGAGCCTGGGCGCCGCGGTGCCGCGGGG tgaaACTGAAAAGGTTACTTTATACAAAAAGTATCTGAAATTGGAATGCCCAGCAGCCTCCTGTAGAATTAAG CTGCTCTCCATTGGTGAGAAACAAAGGGTACTCATCAGTAAAATAATTGTAGAAGTGAAAACAGTGTCTGCAAAACTAGCAACTGATTTTCCTTCACTAGGATCGAGCATAGATCTAGACAGAGTGCAAACTATAATGGAATCTATGGGATCTAAGTTGTCTCCTGGTGCTCAGCAACTCATGGACATGGTCCGATATCAGCAGAAA AACAGTGGAGACAAACTTAGTTGGATCTTTGGGAAAAATTCAGACTTTGGAGATGAGACTCCAGTAGATGGATTACACAGTGCAACTATTCAGATGTCACAGGATCAATCAGCTAGTGCACCATTGTCTGTCAAAAACCCTTTAACAAGCGAAACAGTATGTGAAGactcaaaaataaatcttgatcAGAACACACAGGTACCTGAAAGAGAGAATACTTCTGATTCTGGAGGACTTACTACCCAGCAAAATACAGCTGACTTCAGAAACGATCTTAAAGTCATGGGATCTTTGCTTATGCAGgagcaaacaaaccaaaatgtAGCTAGTCCACAGgtgcttcttccttttcttcaaaacatCTGTAGTCAGGTTAATCATCTTCGGCTAAAAGATGGCGATAGGCATCTCAGTAAAAATACGGTGACTAAAGAGGAAGGCATTCAGGCTGTTGG ACTAGAACAGCAGCCTATTTGCTCCTATTTGGAAAAGATCATCTCAAAAAATATGGATCTGATGGAGAAAAAACTAATGGACTATATTGATCGCCAAATCCAGGCTCTTCAGACGCACATAGATAATAAAATGGTTCTGTTAATGGACTTGGTTCAGaactcaaagcaaaacaaaatttcacaaGCACACTATGATTCTAGCGAGGGGTTCTCTAATGGAGAAAGATAA
- the C7H10orf88 gene encoding ATPase PAAT isoform X2 — translation MRAAAAILGRPPPSAPVPAGSVAAGRWRAAAGRPLRTPAAPGSLPAWRRGARGPARRRAGWPGCCACGEAGRRSRAALPPAAARLWWRSGGRAAGARRAACCSWSAGRPAPRRWPPSACETEKVTLYKKYLKLECPAASCRIKLLSIGEKQRVLISKIIVEVKTVSAKLATDFPSLGSSIDLDRVQTIMESMGSKLSPGAQQLMDMVRYQQKNSGDKLSWIFGKNSDFGDETPVDGLHSATIQMSQDQSASAPLSVKNPLTSETVCEDSKINLDQNTQVPERENTSDSGGLTTQQNTADFRNDLKVMGSLLMQEQTNQNVASPQVLLPFLQNICSQVNHLRLKDGDRHLSKNTVTKEEGIQAVGLEQQPICSYLEKIISKNMDLMEKKLMDYIDRQIQALQTHIDNKMVLLMDLVQNSKQNKISQAHYDSSEGFSNGER, via the exons ATGCGcgcggccgccgccatcttAGGGCGCCCTCCTCCCTCCGCCCCCGTCCCAGCGGGCTCCGTGGCGGCGGGGCGATGGCGAGCGGCAGCGGGGCGGCCGCTCCGCaccccggcggccccggggagccTCCCGGCGTGGCGGCGGGGTGCTCGTGGCCCTGCTCGCCGCCGGGCGGGCTGGCCCGGGTGCTGTGCGTGCGGCGAGGCGGGGCGGCGGAGCCGTGCGGCGCTTCCCCCGGCGGCAGCGAGGCTGTGGTGGCggagcggcgggcgggcggcgggggcgagGCGGGCTgcgtgctgcagctggagtgccGGCCGCCCGGCGCCGAGGAGGTGGCCGCCGTCGGCGTG tgaaACTGAAAAGGTTACTTTATACAAAAAGTATCTGAAATTGGAATGCCCAGCAGCCTCCTGTAGAATTAAG CTGCTCTCCATTGGTGAGAAACAAAGGGTACTCATCAGTAAAATAATTGTAGAAGTGAAAACAGTGTCTGCAAAACTAGCAACTGATTTTCCTTCACTAGGATCGAGCATAGATCTAGACAGAGTGCAAACTATAATGGAATCTATGGGATCTAAGTTGTCTCCTGGTGCTCAGCAACTCATGGACATGGTCCGATATCAGCAGAAA AACAGTGGAGACAAACTTAGTTGGATCTTTGGGAAAAATTCAGACTTTGGAGATGAGACTCCAGTAGATGGATTACACAGTGCAACTATTCAGATGTCACAGGATCAATCAGCTAGTGCACCATTGTCTGTCAAAAACCCTTTAACAAGCGAAACAGTATGTGAAGactcaaaaataaatcttgatcAGAACACACAGGTACCTGAAAGAGAGAATACTTCTGATTCTGGAGGACTTACTACCCAGCAAAATACAGCTGACTTCAGAAACGATCTTAAAGTCATGGGATCTTTGCTTATGCAGgagcaaacaaaccaaaatgtAGCTAGTCCACAGgtgcttcttccttttcttcaaaacatCTGTAGTCAGGTTAATCATCTTCGGCTAAAAGATGGCGATAGGCATCTCAGTAAAAATACGGTGACTAAAGAGGAAGGCATTCAGGCTGTTGG ACTAGAACAGCAGCCTATTTGCTCCTATTTGGAAAAGATCATCTCAAAAAATATGGATCTGATGGAGAAAAAACTAATGGACTATATTGATCGCCAAATCCAGGCTCTTCAGACGCACATAGATAATAAAATGGTTCTGTTAATGGACTTGGTTCAGaactcaaagcaaaacaaaatttcacaaGCACACTATGATTCTAGCGAGGGGTTCTCTAATGGAGAAAGATAA